GCGGCCGCATCATCGACCTTTCCTATGCCGCCGCCCAGCAGATCAACATGAACGACCGCGGCGTGGGCAAGGTCGATCTGGAAGTGGTCAGCGACCCCAGCGGCACCCCCCTGCAGAACGGGCAGGCCTATTTCGTGCGTTACAAGGATGACCAGGTGGGCCCCTTCTTCGCCTTTGCCGACGCGGCCGCCATGCATGAAGCGCTGCGCCAGGGCCACCCCGAGGCCGAAGTCGTGCTGGACGATGCCGGCAACTAGCACGCTGCCGCTCCCCCTTTTTCCGGGCGCCCTGAGCGCCCTTTTTTTTGGCCCCGGCCAGGCCCAGCGCCTCCTTGTATTCCCGTTTTTTTTGGGGCAATGTCGGAAACCGCCAGTCGTTTGAACACCTGTCAATCCATCGTCGTGGAGAGCTGTCATGGGTTTCGTGCTCGCCCTCGTTTCCTCCGCCGCTTTCGGTCTCATCCCCCTGTTCAGCCTGCCCCTGCTGCGCAGCGGCCTGTCCGCGGACTGCGTCCTCTTCTACCGCTTCCTCTTCGCCGCGCTGAGCCTGGGGATCATCCTCGTCCTGCGCCGGGAACGCCTTGCCGCCCCCCTGCATGAGCTCGGCAAGCTGGCCCTGTTCAGCATCCTCTACGCCCTGGCTGCCCTGCTCATGATCTGGGGCCTGCTCTACCTGCCGGGCGGCGCCACAGCCACACTGCAGTTCCTCTACCCCCTGATGGTCATGCTCATCATGACCATCTTCTTTCATGAAAAATTTTCCATCATCACGGCCAGTTCCGTCCTGCTGGCCATCCTTGGTGTGGCCCTGCTGGGCAGCGGCGGCGGGGATGGCGGCGGCAGCCTGGACCCCGTGGGCGTGGGCCTGCTGCTGGCCTCGGCCCTGTGCAACGCCCTCTACATCTCGGGCCTGCACGTGGCCCGCATCCACAGCATCTCCGGCCTGAGCATCACCTTCTGGGTGCTGCTCTTCGGTACCGGGGTCTCCCTCATCAATGCCCTGGTCTCCGGTACCTTCGAGATCATCGGCACCTGGGAACAGCTGGCCCTGAGCCTGCTGCTGGCCGTCATCACCGCGGTCATCTCCAACCTGACCCTGATCCTGGCCATCCAGCGCATCGGCTCCACCCTGGCCTCCATCCTGGGCGTGGGCGAGCCGCTCACCGCCGTCACCGTGGGCATCCTCGTCTTCGATGAGCCCGCCACCTTCGCCGTTTTCAGCGGCGTGGCCGTCATCTGCGCCGCCGTGATCCTGGTCATGGCCGGGCCGCAGATCCAGGCCTGGCTGCGTGCACGAAAACACGGATAGAGGATGCGGGAAGGATCGGGCAGCTCCTTTGGGGGGACCGCCGCCGGAGGCGCTTTCCCCTCCCCCATAAGACAAAAGCGGAGCCGCCCCGCAGGGCGGCTCCGCTCCATCCCGGAAAAACGGAACCAGCAGTTACAGGCGTTCGGCCACCAGGCGGCCCATCCCGGCGCAGCCCACCAGGGTGCAGCCGTCTTCCATGATGTCGCCGGTACGGAAACCGTCACGCAGGGTCTGGCGCACGGCATTCTCCACGGCGTCGGCTTCTGCGGACAGGCCGAAGGCCAGGCGCAGCATCATGCCGGCGGACAGGATGGTGGCCAGGGGATTGGCCTTGTCCTGACCGGCGATGTCGGGCGCGGAACCGTGGATGGGCTCGAACAGGGCCGGAGCCTGGGCGCCCATGGAGGCGGAAGGCAGCATGCCCAGCGACCCGGTGATGACGGAGGCCTCGTCGGAGAGGATGTCACCGAAGATGTTGCCGGTGAGGATGACGTCGAACTGCGAGGGGTCGCGCACCAGCTGCATGGCGGCGTTGTCCACGTACATGTGGCTCAGTTCCACGTCGGGGTAGTCGGCGTGCACTTCCTGCACCACGGCCTTCCAGAGGCGGGAGGTCTCCAGCACGTTGCTCTTTTCCACGGAGCAGACCTTTTTGCGGCGCTGGCGGGCGGTCTCGAAGGCCACTTTGGCGATGCGGCGGATCTCGTTCTCGTCGTAGATCATGGTGTTGTAGCCCACGCGCAGGCCGTTGCGCTCTTCGATGGCGCGGGGCTCGCCGAAGTAGATGTCGCCGGTCAGCTCGCGCACCACGATGAGGTCCAGGCCGCGGGCCGCGATGTCGGAACGCAGCAGGCAGGCACCGGCCAGCTCGGGCAGCAGCAGGGCGGGACGCAGGTTGGCGAACAGGCCCAGGGCCTTGCGGATGCCCAGCAGGCCCTTTTCGGGACGGCGGGCAGGCTCGATGTTGTCCCACTTGGGGCCGCCCACGGCGCCCAGATACACGGCATCGGCCTTCCGGCAGGCTTCCACCGTAGCGGCGGGCAGGGGCTCGCCGGTGGCGTCGATGGCCGCACCGCCGATGAGGGCGGGCACGAAGTCGAATTCATGGCCGAACTTCTTGGCCACGGCTTCCAGGACGGCCACGCCCTGGGCCACGATCTCGGGACCGATGCCGTCACCCGGCAACAGACAAATGGTCTTTTTCATCTTGGTATCCTCATGCGGTGCCGCAGCACCGCGCTTGTATGCAAAACTGTCCTTGTTCCCTGCGGGACGCCCGTCAAGGGAAGCGGCCCCCGCAGCCACGCCGCTTCCGTCAGGCTTTCACGGCAGCGGCCCCGCTGATGCCAGGCAGCCGGCAGAAGCCCTCCGGCAGGGAGCCTGAAAGCACCGTCCCGCCCGGGCCACGCATGGCAGCCCCCTCAAACACCGGGGGACAGGTATCCGGGGCACGACCACCGTCCCGCCTGCCCCGTCATCGACCGGAACAAAAGTTTTCGGGAGGAGAGGGGGAGTTTGAGGGGGAGAGGGGCCCCTTTTCAAAAGGGGCCCCTCTCCCCCTCAGCCAATACCTGTCCGCCTAGCCCCTGGCGGCCAGGCGTTCCTTCACATAGTTGACCAGGCCGCCCTTGGCCAGGATGGCGGCCATGGAGGCCGGCAGGGGCGGGCACTGGATCTCGGCGCCGTTGGTCAGGTCGCGGATGAGGCCGGTGGCGGCATCCACTTCCAGCTGGTCGCCGTCGTTGATCTTGTCCACGTCGTCGCCCACTTCCATGAGCAGCAGGCCCATGTTGAAGGCGTTGCGGTAGAAGATGCGGGCAAAGCTGTGGCCGATGACCACGGACATGCCCGCGCCCAGGATGGCGATGGGGGCGTGCTCGCGGGAGGAGCCGCAGCCGAAGTTGCGGCCGGCCACCATGATGTCGCCGGGCTTCACGCGCTTGACCCAGTCAGGTTCCAGACCGGCCATGCAGTTGGCGCCCAGCTCCTTGGCGTCGGAGGTCACCAGGAAGCGGGCCGGGATGATGGCGTCGGTATCGATATGTTCGCCCACTTTGTGGGCCGTACCTTTGTAATTCATGACGTGATCCTTTCTGAAAAAACGGCTTAGAGCTGGTCAGGGCCGGCGATGCAGCCCGCCACGGCACTGGCGGCCGCCACCACGGGGCTGGACAGGTAGACTTCGGAATCCAGGCTGCCCATACGGCCGCGGAAGTTGCGGTTGGTGGTGGCCACGGCGCGTTCGCCGTCGCCCAGGATGCCCATGTGGCCGCCCAGGCAGGGGCCGCAGGTGCAGGGGCCCACGATGCAGCCGGCATCCATGAAGACGTCCATCAGGCCTTCCTTGAGGCACTGCTTCCACACGGCGGGGGTGGAGGGCAGGATGATGCAGCGCACGCCCTTGGCCACCTTGCGGCCGCGCAGGATCTCGGCGGCGTCGCGCATGTCGCTGATGCGGCCGTTGGTGCAGGAGCCCACCACCACCTGCTGCACGGGCAGGTCCTTGAGCTCGGAAACGTTCTTCACGTTGGAGGGCAGGTGCGGACAGGCCACCACGGGTTCCTGGCCGGTCACGTCGATGTCCACCACGCGCTCGTACGCGGCGCCCTCGTCAGCGGCCAGGCTCATGGTCACGCCGGGACGGCCGTGTTCGGCGCAGTACTGGCGGGTGAGCTCGTCCACGGCGAACAGGCCCACCTTGCCGCCGGCCTCGATGGCCATGTTGGCCATGGTCAGACGGCCTTCCACCGGCAGGGCATTGATGACGGAGCCACCGAATTCCAGGGCCTTGTACAGGGCACCGTCCACGCCGATGGTCTTGATGAGCAGCAGCATCAGGTCCTTGCCGCGCAGCCACCTGGGCATCCGGCCGTTGATGTTCACGCGGATGGTGGGGGGCACCTTGATCCAGGTCTCGCCCAGGGCCATGCCGGCGGCGATGTCGGTGGAGCCCATGCCCGTGGCGAAGGCGCCGATGCCGCCGTAGGTGCAGGTGTGGCTGTCCGCGCCGATGACCACGTCACCGGGGCCCACCAGGCCGCGTTCGGGCAGCAGGGTGTGCTCCACGCCGCAGTCGCCGCCTTCATAGTAATGGGTGATGCCCTGCTCCCGGGCGAACTGGCGGCTGATCATCACCTGGTTGGCCGAGGCGATGTCCTTCTGGGGCGTGAAGTGGTCCATGACCAGGGCGATCCTGTCCTTGTCGAACACATGGCTGGCGCCCATGCCCTTGAAGGATTTGATGGCCAGGGGGCCGGTGATGTCATTGGCCAGCACCAGGGACAGGCGGCACTGGACGATCTGTCCGTCGCGCTCGATGACGTCGTCGGTGTGGGCTTGCAGGATCTTTTGCGC
This is a stretch of genomic DNA from Desulfovibrio piger. It encodes these proteins:
- a CDS encoding DMT family transporter, with translation MGFVLALVSSAAFGLIPLFSLPLLRSGLSADCVLFYRFLFAALSLGIILVLRRERLAAPLHELGKLALFSILYALAALLMIWGLLYLPGGATATLQFLYPLMVMLIMTIFFHEKFSIITASSVLLAILGVALLGSGGGDGGGSLDPVGVGLLLASALCNALYISGLHVARIHSISGLSITFWVLLFGTGVSLINALVSGTFEIIGTWEQLALSLLLAVITAVISNLTLILAIQRIGSTLASILGVGEPLTAVTVGILVFDEPATFAVFSGVAVICAAVILVMAGPQIQAWLRARKHG
- a CDS encoding 3-isopropylmalate dehydratase large subunit, whose translation is MPQTLAQKILQAHTDDVIERDGQIVQCRLSLVLANDITGPLAIKSFKGMGASHVFDKDRIALVMDHFTPQKDIASANQVMISRQFAREQGITHYYEGGDCGVEHTLLPERGLVGPGDVVIGADSHTCTYGGIGAFATGMGSTDIAAGMALGETWIKVPPTIRVNINGRMPRWLRGKDLMLLLIKTIGVDGALYKALEFGGSVINALPVEGRLTMANMAIEAGGKVGLFAVDELTRQYCAEHGRPGVTMSLAADEGAAYERVVDIDVTGQEPVVACPHLPSNVKNVSELKDLPVQQVVVGSCTNGRISDMRDAAEILRGRKVAKGVRCIILPSTPAVWKQCLKEGLMDVFMDAGCIVGPCTCGPCLGGHMGILGDGERAVATTNRNFRGRMGSLDSEVYLSSPVVAAASAVAGCIAGPDQL
- a CDS encoding 3-isopropylmalate dehydratase small subunit; protein product: MNYKGTAHKVGEHIDTDAIIPARFLVTSDAKELGANCMAGLEPDWVKRVKPGDIMVAGRNFGCGSSREHAPIAILGAGMSVVIGHSFARIFYRNAFNMGLLLMEVGDDVDKINDGDQLEVDAATGLIRDLTNGAEIQCPPLPASMAAILAKGGLVNYVKERLAARG
- the leuB gene encoding 3-isopropylmalate dehydrogenase; the protein is MKKTICLLPGDGIGPEIVAQGVAVLEAVAKKFGHEFDFVPALIGGAAIDATGEPLPAATVEACRKADAVYLGAVGGPKWDNIEPARRPEKGLLGIRKALGLFANLRPALLLPELAGACLLRSDIAARGLDLIVVRELTGDIYFGEPRAIEERNGLRVGYNTMIYDENEIRRIAKVAFETARQRRKKVCSVEKSNVLETSRLWKAVVQEVHADYPDVELSHMYVDNAAMQLVRDPSQFDVILTGNIFGDILSDEASVITGSLGMLPSASMGAQAPALFEPIHGSAPDIAGQDKANPLATILSAGMMLRLAFGLSAEADAVENAVRQTLRDGFRTGDIMEDGCTLVGCAGMGRLVAERL